In the genome of Monodelphis domestica isolate mMonDom1 chromosome 2, mMonDom1.pri, whole genome shotgun sequence, one region contains:
- the LOC100019140 gene encoding LOW QUALITY PROTEIN: peptidoglycan recognition protein 3 (The sequence of the model RefSeq protein was modified relative to this genomic sequence to represent the inferred CDS: deleted 1 base in 1 codon) — MKMFVGFLFFSILCLGCCDGVPDVLSPDGNETESLPFNFQDLINNITLLIEKVKTPYGGSFQMVSRSEWGKGPSGCNIQLRTPVPYLIIHHILGQECHEKATCRQRVKGLQELHIKINGWCDVAYNFLIGEDGNVYEGLGWTLEGTHTMGYNRKSLGFAFVGSAAGSSPSAAALTAAENLISFAVYNGYLSPKYIQPLFVKSESCLACYQKGMSKKECPDIVPRSSWGAQDTDCSKLPGPAKYVVIIHTGGRNCNETEECQIALRYIQSYHIEKMKFCDIAYNFLVGEDGKAYEGVGWDTEGAHTYGYNDIGLGIAFMGLFTGKERAGLSSVGLGYWRWAMVECVWHRQAFYIGL, encoded by the exons ATGAAGATGTTTgtggggtttctttttttctccattctatGCCTTGGATGTTGTG ATGGTGTTCCTGATGTACTTTCCCCAGATGGAAACGAGACAGAATCTTTACCATTTAATTTCCAAGACTTGATCAACAATATCACCTTGCTCATTGAAAAGGTCAAGACACCTTATGGAG GCTCCTTCCAGATGGTCTCTCGATCAGAATGGGGAAAAGGGCCTTCTGGCTGCAACATCCAGCTGAGGACTCCGGTCCCCTATCTCATCATCCACCATATTCTTGGACAGGAGTGTCATGAGAAGGCTACCTGCCGGCAGAGGGTGAAGGGCCTGCAGGAACTGCACATCAAAATAAATGGATGGTGTGATGTGGCTTACAA TTTCCTGATTGGCGAGGATGGCAATGTGTATGAAGGCTTGGGCTGGACTCTCGAAGGCACTCATACCATGGGCTACAACAGGAAGTCACTGGGGTTTGCTTTTGTGGGGAGCGCTGCAG GAAGCTCTCCCAGTGCTGCTGCCTTGACGGCGGCAGAGAACTTGATCTCTTTTGCTGTCTACAATGGTTACCTCTCTCCCAAGTACATCCAACCACTATTTGTC AAAAGTGAGTCGTGCCTGGCCTGCTACCAGAAAGGAATGTCCAAGAAAG AATGCCCTGACATCGTCCCTCGTTCATCCTGGGGAGCCCAAGACACGGACTGTTCCAAGCTGCCCGGGCCAGCCAAGTACGTTGTCATTATCCACACTGGAGGCAGAAATTGCAATGAGACTGAAGAATGCCAGATAGCTCTCCGTTATATCCAGTCCTATCACATCGAGAAGATGAAATTCTGTGACATTGCTTACAA TTTCCTGGTTGGTGAGGATGGTAAAGCCTATGAAGGAGTGGGCTGGGACACGGAGGGGGCTCACACCTATGGCTACAATGACATTGGTCTGGGGATCGCTTTCATGGGCTTGTTCACAGGTAAGGAACGGGCTGGCCTGTCGTCAGTGGGGTTGGGGTATTGGAGATGGGCAATGGTAGAGTGTGTCTGGCACCGGCAAGCATTCTAtattgggctctga